One window of Gemmatimonadaceae bacterium genomic DNA carries:
- a CDS encoding SusC/RagA family TonB-linked outer membrane protein — MTLGRWKIAVVGAALSLTSLSGRLAAQGATITGHVTAKEGNAPLADARVIVISGSVSASTGEDGKYTLRNAPTGSVQLQVLRVGYRSVKRNVEVNPSGTTVTDFALEVAVAQLEEVVTTATGQARKVELGNAISTVNVAKAAEVSEISTTADMLTAKAPGVVVLPGTTLGGAPTVRVRGVSSISLSNAPIWVVDGVRIATDNLTTGTDTRFSLLNNLNPDEIEDIEIVKGPSAATLYGTDAANGVVVVTTKKGRAGASRWSFSGEYGNVDDRNDYPDMYANWGHTLGNPTKNVRCQLGTMAPPGTTPTSNSTCISDSVTHYNLLADPSRTFITLGNRKAASAQVSGGSDAVRYFASGSLNNEVGPIQMPGFDVTRFQTAGIKVQDAWFHPLAQQQASFRTNLSAAVSPTFDLTANAGFLKEDNRIEPESDLIIALLYTGLQNYGFKGPGLDKVTTQAKYADGTAVPLNDYLQWDPGDIMQATSFSDVQRMLGSFDASWRPLPWLSNQGTVGLDLVTSNYFHLCALNQCPPQSATARIGNINDNRQDNRNLSAKVVSTASWNAKPWANLKTTIGADYTNLETDAVNSTGQGLPPGATTVAAATTISASESQPTVVKTLGVYAQEAASLRDRVFLTIAARSDQNSAFGTNFQHVLYPKASVSWLLSDESFFPQKLDFLSQFRVRASYGASGVQPGRTQGLITFAPGTVTIDGRSATTGTDTPSLSASNPGNPNLKPERSAEWEAGFETYTLSNRLHLDYTYYHKTTHDALISVPIAPSAGASVTSLLQNAGSTENYGHELQLNAQLYDSKRFGWDLTVTASHNTALIVNLGIDPSTGVARIIGAGGLTEQRDGQPINSQWYHPYTYADANHDGVLQVSEVHVDSSFQNYGNAIPRDLLAINTGFDLFNHMLRLTSLFDSKGGYSTQDGADNFQCNSVPLSCQSTQDPHAPLAQQAAAIAKTYGTLIGPAGAQTSFKSGAGYFMNGQFWKWREASAILQLPTRVNNLLRTGPGSSLVFTARNLKLWSSFWGIDPESNYGVNGAEVQNEFQTAPPPTYFVFRLNLKY; from the coding sequence ATGACTTTGGGACGCTGGAAGATCGCCGTCGTAGGAGCAGCCCTCTCCCTTACCTCGCTGAGTGGCCGGTTGGCCGCACAGGGAGCAACCATCACCGGACACGTCACCGCAAAAGAGGGCAATGCGCCCCTCGCCGACGCGCGCGTCATCGTCATCAGTGGCAGCGTATCGGCCAGCACCGGTGAAGACGGCAAGTACACGCTGCGCAACGCACCCACCGGCAGCGTCCAGCTTCAGGTCCTGCGCGTGGGCTACCGCTCCGTAAAGCGAAACGTAGAGGTCAACCCGAGCGGAACGACCGTTACGGACTTCGCGCTCGAGGTGGCGGTCGCGCAGCTCGAGGAAGTCGTGACGACCGCCACGGGCCAGGCGCGAAAAGTCGAGCTTGGTAACGCGATCTCCACCGTCAACGTCGCGAAGGCCGCCGAAGTCTCCGAGATCTCGACGACCGCCGACATGTTGACCGCCAAGGCGCCCGGCGTCGTCGTGTTGCCGGGAACCACGCTCGGTGGCGCACCGACGGTCCGTGTGCGCGGAGTGTCGTCGATCAGTCTGTCGAACGCGCCGATTTGGGTCGTCGACGGCGTCCGCATCGCGACCGACAACCTCACGACCGGCACGGACACGCGTTTCTCGCTCCTGAACAATCTCAATCCGGACGAGATCGAGGACATCGAAATCGTGAAGGGCCCGTCAGCGGCGACGCTGTACGGAACTGACGCGGCCAACGGTGTCGTGGTCGTGACGACCAAGAAGGGTCGCGCCGGCGCATCGCGCTGGTCGTTCAGCGGCGAGTACGGCAACGTCGACGACCGAAACGACTATCCCGACATGTACGCGAACTGGGGCCACACGCTCGGCAACCCGACCAAGAACGTTCGGTGCCAGCTCGGAACGATGGCTCCGCCGGGAACGACGCCGACGTCGAACAGCACGTGCATTTCCGACAGCGTCACGCACTACAACCTCCTCGCCGATCCGTCTCGCACGTTCATTACCCTCGGCAACCGCAAGGCCGCGTCCGCGCAGGTGAGCGGCGGCTCGGACGCCGTCCGCTACTTCGCGAGCGGCTCGCTGAACAACGAGGTCGGTCCGATTCAGATGCCCGGGTTCGACGTAACGCGCTTCCAGACCGCGGGCATCAAAGTGCAAGACGCGTGGTTCCACCCGCTCGCGCAGCAACAGGCGTCCTTCCGGACGAATCTCTCGGCCGCCGTGAGCCCGACGTTCGATCTCACCGCGAATGCCGGATTCCTCAAGGAAGACAACCGCATCGAGCCGGAGAGCGACCTGATCATCGCGCTCCTCTACACCGGTTTGCAGAACTACGGATTCAAGGGGCCGGGGCTCGACAAGGTGACCACGCAGGCGAAGTACGCCGACGGCACCGCCGTTCCGCTCAACGACTATCTGCAGTGGGACCCCGGCGACATCATGCAGGCGACGAGCTTCAGCGACGTCCAGCGAATGCTTGGCAGCTTCGACGCGAGCTGGCGTCCGCTGCCGTGGCTGTCGAACCAGGGAACCGTGGGTCTCGACCTCGTGACGTCGAACTACTTCCACCTCTGCGCGCTCAACCAGTGCCCGCCGCAGAGCGCGACGGCGCGAATCGGCAACATCAACGACAACCGCCAGGACAACCGCAACCTCTCGGCGAAGGTCGTCAGCACCGCGAGCTGGAACGCCAAGCCGTGGGCGAACCTCAAGACGACCATCGGCGCCGACTACACGAATCTCGAGACTGACGCCGTCAACAGCACCGGACAGGGTCTGCCGCCGGGCGCGACGACGGTGGCTGCGGCCACGACGATCAGCGCGAGCGAGTCGCAGCCGACTGTCGTCAAGACGCTCGGCGTCTACGCCCAGGAAGCCGCCTCGCTTCGCGATCGAGTGTTCCTCACGATCGCGGCCCGCTCGGACCAGAACAGCGCCTTCGGCACCAATTTCCAGCACGTGCTCTACCCGAAGGCGAGTGTCTCGTGGCTCTTGTCGGACGAGTCGTTTTTCCCGCAGAAGTTGGACTTCCTCAGTCAGTTCCGCGTCCGCGCCTCGTACGGCGCGAGCGGCGTTCAGCCGGGTCGAACGCAGGGCCTCATCACGTTTGCGCCGGGGACCGTGACGATCGACGGTCGTAGCGCGACGACGGGCACCGACACGCCGTCGTTGAGCGCGTCGAACCCCGGCAACCCGAACCTCAAGCCCGAGCGTTCGGCGGAGTGGGAGGCCGGGTTCGAGACGTATACACTGAGCAACCGCCTGCACCTCGACTACACCTACTATCACAAGACGACGCACGACGCGCTGATCAGCGTTCCGATCGCTCCGTCGGCCGGCGCCTCCGTCACGAGCCTGCTGCAGAACGCCGGCTCGACGGAGAATTACGGACACGAGTTGCAACTCAACGCGCAGCTGTACGACAGCAAGCGATTCGGCTGGGACCTGACGGTCACCGCGTCGCACAACACGGCGCTCATCGTCAACCTCGGCATCGATCCGTCGACCGGGGTTGCGCGCATCATCGGAGCGGGCGGTCTCACCGAGCAGCGCGACGGTCAGCCGATCAACTCGCAGTGGTATCACCCGTACACCTATGCCGACGCCAACCACGACGGCGTCCTTCAGGTGAGCGAGGTGCACGTCGATTCGTCGTTCCAGAACTACGGCAACGCGATCCCGCGCGATCTGCTGGCGATCAACACGGGGTTCGATCTGTTCAACCACATGCTCCGACTGACCTCGCTCTTCGACTCGAAGGGCGGATACAGCACGCAGGATGGCGCCGACAATTTCCAGTGCAACTCGGTGCCACTCTCGTGCCAGTCGACGCAGGATCCGCACGCGCCGCTGGCCCAGCAGGCGGCCGCGATCGCGAAGACCTATGGGACGTTGATCGGCCCCGCCGGCGCACAGACGTCGTTCAAGTCGGGCGCCGGGTACTTCATGAACGGGCAGTTCTGGAAGTGGCGTGAAGCGTCGGCGATTCTCCAGCTCCCCACGCGGGTGAACAACTTGCTTCGCACGGGGCCCGGGTCGTCGCTCGTCTTCACCGCCCGGAACCTGAAGTTGTGGAGCAGCTTCTGGGGCATCGATCCCGAATCGAACTACGGCGTAAACGGCGCCGAGGTCCAGAACGAGTTCCAGACCGCACCGCCGCCGACGTACTTCGTGTTCCGTCTCAATCTCAAGTACTAA